From the Clostridium putrefaciens genome, one window contains:
- the rpsE gene encoding 30S ribosomal protein S5 — MRIDPSTLDLKEKVVFINRVTKVVKGGRNFRFSALVVVGDENGHVGVGMGKSAEIPEAIRKGIEDAKKNLIEVPMVGTTIPHGIDGIFGTGRVLIMPATEGTGVIAGGAARAVLELAGLKDVRAKSLGSKNPRNMVNATINGLSRLRTAEQIAKLRGKNVEEILG, encoded by the coding sequence ATGAGAATCGATCCTAGCACACTAGACCTTAAGGAAAAAGTTGTTTTTATAAACAGAGTAACTAAGGTTGTTAAGGGTGGTAGAAACTTCAGATTCAGCGCTCTTGTTGTTGTCGGAGACGAGAACGGACATGTAGGCGTTGGTATGGGAAAATCTGCTGAAATACCTGAAGCAATAAGAAAAGGCATCGAAGATGCAAAGAAAAATTTAATAGAGGTTCCTATGGTTGGAACTACAATTCCTCATGGAATTGATGGTATATTTGGAACTGGTAGAGTACTTATAATGCCAGCAACAGAAGGTACTGGAGTTATAGCTGGTGGTGCAGCTAGAGCTGTACTTGAACTAGCAGGTTTAAAAGACGTAAGAGCAAAATCTTTAGGTTCTAAAAACCCAAGAAACATGGTTAATGCTACAATCAACGGATTAAGTCGTCTAAGAACAGCTGAGCAAATTGCTAAGCTTAGAGGCAAAAACGTTGAAGAGATTTTAGGTTAG
- the rplR gene encoding 50S ribosomal protein L18, which translates to MLKKDDRQKGRERRHLRVRKKITGTAERPRLSVYRSEKHIYAQIIDDVSQKTLVAASTLDKDLEISLGSNKEAAQKVGEIIAKKALDKGIKQVVFDRGGYIYHGRIEELAKAAREAGLEF; encoded by the coding sequence ATGTTAAAGAAGGATGACAGACAAAAAGGCAGAGAAAGACGCCATCTTAGAGTACGTAAAAAGATAACTGGTACTGCTGAGAGACCAAGACTTTCTGTTTATAGAAGTGAAAAACATATATATGCACAAATTATAGATGATGTTTCACAAAAAACACTTGTAGCTGCCTCTACTTTAGATAAAGACTTAGAGATAAGCTTAGGAAGCAATAAAGAAGCTGCTCAAAAAGTAGGAGAAATAATTGCTAAAAAAGCATTAGACAAAGGAATTAAGCAAGTTGTATTTGATAGAGGTGGATACATATATCACGGAAGAATTGAAGAACTTGCAAAAGCAGCAAGAGAAGCTGGCTTAGAATTCTAA
- the rplF gene encoding 50S ribosomal protein L6: MSRIGKMPIAIPSGVNVTITPDNVVTVKGPKGELTRAMRKEMTIAIEDNTVVVSRSSDEKQLRAFHGLTRSLINNMVIGVTEGYQKILELIGVGYKAQLQGTKLVLNLGFSHPVEIEPVGGVIFEILAANKIAIKGIDKEAVGDAAADIRVWRKPEPYKGKGIRYEGEIVRRKEGKTGKK; the protein is encoded by the coding sequence ATGTCAAGAATAGGTAAGATGCCCATCGCTATACCAAGCGGCGTAAATGTTACTATAACACCAGATAATGTTGTTACAGTAAAAGGCCCTAAAGGTGAACTTACAAGAGCTATGAGAAAAGAAATGACTATAGCTATTGAAGATAACACAGTAGTAGTTAGTAGATCAAGCGATGAAAAACAACTTAGAGCGTTTCACGGATTGACAAGATCTTTAATAAATAACATGGTTATCGGGGTAACAGAGGGTTACCAAAAGATATTAGAATTAATTGGAGTTGGATACAAAGCACAACTTCAAGGAACTAAATTAGTGTTAAACTTAGGTTTTTCACATCCAGTTGAAATAGAACCAGTAGGTGGAGTAATTTTTGAAATCCTTGCTGCAAACAAAATTGCAATAAAAGGAATAGATAAAGAAGCCGTTGGAGATGCAGCTGCTGATATAAGAGTGTGGAGAAAACCAGAGCCATACAAAGGTAAAGGTATAAGATATGAGGGCGAAATCGTAAGACGTAAAGAAGGTAAAACAGGTAAAAAGTAA
- the rpsH gene encoding 30S ribosomal protein S8, whose product MGVITDPIADLLTRIRNANAVRHEIVEVPSSTVKKAITNILLQEGYIKDIEEYSDGVVPMMRITLKYVSNNQKVITGLKRISKPGLRVYSRKEEIPRVLNGLGIAVISTSQGIMVDREARKAGLGGEVLCYVW is encoded by the coding sequence ATGGGAGTTATCACGGATCCAATTGCAGATTTGCTGACTCGTATAAGAAACGCAAATGCTGTTAGACATGAAATAGTCGAGGTTCCTTCTTCAACAGTTAAGAAGGCTATAACTAATATACTACTTCAAGAAGGTTATATAAAAGATATAGAGGAATACTCTGATGGAGTAGTTCCAATGATGAGAATCACTTTGAAATATGTTTCAAACAATCAAAAGGTAATAACTGGATTAAAGAGAATATCTAAACCAGGACTAAGAGTATATTCTAGAAAAGAAGAAATTCCTAGAGTATTAAATGGCTTAGGAATAGCAGTAATATCTACTTCTCAAGGAATAATGGTTGATAGAGAAGCTAGAAAAGCGGGACTTGGTGGAGAAGTACTCTGCTACGTTTGGTAG
- a CDS encoding type Z 30S ribosomal protein S14 → MARKAIIEKWKKTPKYSTRAYTRCRLCGRPHAVLSKYGICRICFRELAHKGEIPGCRKASW, encoded by the coding sequence GTGGCACGTAAAGCAATAATAGAAAAATGGAAAAAAACACCTAAGTATTCTACTAGAGCTTATACAAGATGTAGATTATGTGGAAGACCCCATGCGGTTTTAAGTAAGTATGGAATTTGCCGTATTTGCTTTAGAGAACTTGCACATAAGGGAGAAATACCTGGATGCAGAAAAGCAAGCTGGTAA
- the rplE gene encoding 50S ribosomal protein L5, whose product MIPRLKEKYDNEVVPALMEKFGYKNIMEVPKLEKIVINMGVGEAKDNSKVLDSAVSDIQLITGQKPILTKAKKSVANFKLRENMPIGCKVTLRKVQMFEFADKLISIALPRVRDFRGISDKSFDGRGNYALGIKEQLIFPEVEYDKIDKVRGMDIIFVTSAKTDEEARELLRFLGMPFAQ is encoded by the coding sequence ATGATTCCAAGATTAAAAGAAAAATATGATAATGAAGTAGTCCCAGCTTTGATGGAAAAGTTTGGATATAAGAATATAATGGAAGTTCCAAAGTTAGAGAAAATAGTTATCAATATGGGAGTTGGAGAAGCGAAAGATAATTCGAAAGTTTTAGATTCAGCTGTATCTGATATTCAATTAATAACTGGTCAAAAACCAATACTAACTAAGGCTAAGAAGTCTGTAGCTAACTTCAAATTAAGAGAGAACATGCCAATAGGTTGTAAAGTAACTTTGAGAAAAGTTCAAATGTTCGAATTTGCTGATAAACTAATAAGTATAGCTTTACCAAGAGTTAGAGACTTTAGAGGAATATCAGATAAATCTTTTGATGGTAGAGGAAACTATGCATTAGGAATAAAAGAACAATTAATATTCCCAGAAGTGGAATATGATAAAATTGATAAAGTAAGAGGAATGGATATAATATTTGTAACTAGTGCAAAGACAGACGAGGAAGCAAGAGAGTTATTAAGATTCCTTGGTATGCCATTTGCTCAGTAA
- the rplX gene encoding 50S ribosomal protein L24, with the protein MKVHVRKSDMVMVISGKDKGKTGEVIAVTPKKSKILVRGVNIVSKHKKPSKENMQGGIVREEIAIHSSKVMLYCQKCKSVTRISNKLLEDGTKVRVCKKCEETF; encoded by the coding sequence ATGAAGGTTCATGTAAGAAAAAGTGATATGGTAATGGTTATATCCGGAAAAGATAAAGGTAAAACGGGTGAAGTAATAGCTGTTACACCTAAAAAGAGTAAAATCCTAGTTAGAGGCGTTAATATAGTATCTAAGCATAAGAAACCTAGTAAAGAAAATATGCAAGGTGGAATAGTTAGAGAAGAAATAGCAATACATAGCTCAAAGGTTATGTTATATTGTCAAAAATGCAAATCTGTAACAAGGATAAGCAACAAGCTATTAGAAGATGGAACAAAAGTAAGAGTTTGCAAGAAATGCGAAGAAACATTTTAG